In the Spirochaetales bacterium genome, one interval contains:
- the rfbB gene encoding dTDP-glucose 4,6-dehydratase, which translates to MRKLTNIMVTGGCGFIGSNFIRHLFLETDFAGTIVNTDILTYAGNPENLTDIQERFGGTRYYFERASVCDYRLMTDIFSRYKIDTVVHFAAESHVDRSIFGPKDFIQTNIVGTFTLLEAARKYWKERGDVIFYNISTDEVFGSLGKKGFFTEGTAYNPRSPYSASKASADHLVRAAHHTYGLPVIISHCSNNFGPYQFPEKLIPLIILNILDNRELPVYGDGKHIRDWLFVTDHARAILLILQRGETGETYAVGGDNEWRNIDLVHLLCERAALLQGKNKHTYKKNISFVRDRPGHDRRYAIDCSKLKKTIGWKPSGSFIEKLDTTITWYMEHIEWVDHIKSGDYATWIEKQYGTSTS; encoded by the coding sequence ATGAGAAAACTCACCAATATCATGGTAACGGGCGGCTGCGGATTTATCGGCTCGAATTTTATACGTCACCTTTTTCTCGAGACAGATTTCGCGGGCACGATCGTCAATACCGACATACTCACCTATGCCGGGAATCCCGAGAATCTGACCGACATACAGGAACGCTTCGGCGGTACACGGTATTACTTCGAACGGGCATCGGTCTGTGATTACCGGCTCATGACGGATATATTTTCACGGTACAAGATCGATACCGTGGTTCATTTTGCCGCAGAATCACACGTGGACCGTTCTATTTTCGGTCCCAAAGATTTCATTCAGACGAACATTGTCGGGACATTCACGCTGCTGGAAGCGGCCCGGAAGTACTGGAAGGAAAGGGGCGATGTCATCTTCTATAATATAAGCACGGACGAAGTGTTCGGTTCCCTCGGTAAAAAAGGATTTTTCACGGAGGGAACTGCATACAATCCAAGAAGCCCCTATTCCGCATCAAAGGCGTCCGCGGATCATCTTGTACGGGCTGCGCATCATACATACGGACTCCCCGTCATTATTTCTCATTGCTCGAATAACTTCGGTCCGTACCAGTTTCCGGAAAAACTTATTCCCCTGATTATACTCAATATCCTCGACAACAGAGAACTTCCCGTCTACGGTGACGGAAAACATATACGCGACTGGCTTTTTGTAACGGACCATGCCCGGGCGATATTGCTTATCCTTCAGCGTGGTGAAACCGGTGAAACCTATGCCGTCGGCGGCGATAATGAATGGCGGAATATCGATCTCGTCCATCTTCTCTGCGAAAGGGCGGCATTGCTTCAGGGAAAAAACAAGCATACATATAAAAAGAATATCTCCTTTGTCAGGGACCGGCCTGGCCACGACAGGCGATACGCGATCGATTGTTCAAAATTGAAAAAAACAATCGGATGGAAACCGTCGGGCAGCTTTATCGAAAAACTCGATACGACGATCACATGGTATATGGAGCATATCGAATGGGTCGATCATATAAAATCAGGTGATTATGCAACGTGGATAGAAAAACAGTACGGCACCTCCACATCATAA
- a CDS encoding dTDP-4-dehydrorhamnose 3,5-epimerase family protein has protein sequence MKHLKIHEDEEMMDFTGGTIDDVTVIRLHKYMDERGCLVETMRIDMLPEGLRPEMSYVSYTEPGIGRGPHEHRYQTDIFSFIGPGNFKVYLWDDRKGSSSFGRRMIFYAGEDAPLSLVVPPGIIHGYRNISKTCRGMVINYPDKLYAGRDKKEEVDEIRHEDEKDFFFKEFVSI, from the coding sequence GTGAAACACCTAAAAATACACGAGGATGAAGAAATGATGGATTTTACCGGAGGGACTATAGACGACGTTACCGTTATCCGGTTGCATAAATATATGGATGAACGCGGATGCCTTGTCGAAACAATGCGCATCGATATGCTTCCCGAAGGATTGAGACCGGAAATGAGTTATGTATCGTATACGGAGCCGGGAATCGGGCGAGGACCGCACGAACACAGGTATCAGACGGATATTTTCTCATTCATTGGTCCGGGTAATTTCAAGGTGTATCTGTGGGATGACAGAAAAGGGTCTTCTTCTTTCGGTCGGCGAATGATTTTTTACGCCGGAGAAGATGCCCCCCTTTCTCTTGTTGTTCCGCCCGGCATTATACACGGATACAGGAATATTTCAAAAACATGCCGCGGGATGGTGATCAATTATCCGGATAAACTCTATGCGGGCAGGGATAAAAAGGAAGAGGTCGATGAGATCCGGCACGAGGACGAAAAAGATTTTTTCTTTAAGGAATTTGTTTCAATATGA
- a CDS encoding radical SAM protein, giving the protein MNMPGADDPADIKRIEESLHAQLNKRYQRENRIFSVLVEVTHRCVSRCIHCFLLKNRRDELEPDEIEDVFDQLAKEGTIELALSGGEPFLRDDFPEILAKASRHRFFVTILTTGILIQKPEVTLLERNRIKKIELSLLGSRPETHDAIMNHEGAFNRLKRAVKLLKHADFMIALKATIMRQNVREIEEMRNLAEEWGVRFSASLSLTPRENGDRTPQSFGLDADVIETLDPSLLDFAPLHSGESLKKPQLTCRAGSTVAGISPAGDIFPCILMRKKVGNIRQQSLEEIWHTHPSPFLREIRALKETDIAECYRCERVAICPRCSGTAYMETGSLIMPSPSACIYSKGIKKALLRREGKNDV; this is encoded by the coding sequence ATGAATATGCCGGGTGCGGATGATCCCGCCGATATAAAACGGATTGAAGAGAGTCTCCACGCGCAGCTGAATAAACGATATCAAAGGGAAAACCGTATTTTTTCCGTTCTCGTTGAAGTGACGCACCGCTGTGTCTCCCGCTGTATCCACTGTTTTCTCCTGAAAAACCGCCGGGATGAACTCGAACCGGATGAAATTGAGGATGTATTCGATCAACTCGCAAAAGAGGGAACGATCGAACTCGCGTTAAGCGGGGGAGAACCCTTTTTACGCGATGATTTTCCGGAAATACTGGCCAAAGCTTCACGTCACCGCTTCTTTGTTACCATCCTTACGACGGGCATATTGATCCAAAAGCCCGAAGTGACATTACTGGAACGGAACCGTATTAAAAAAATAGAGTTATCGCTTCTTGGCTCGCGGCCTGAAACACATGATGCCATCATGAATCATGAGGGGGCATTCAACCGTTTAAAGCGGGCGGTAAAATTGTTGAAGCATGCCGATTTCATGATAGCGCTCAAAGCGACGATTATGCGGCAGAATGTCCGTGAAATCGAGGAAATGCGGAATCTGGCTGAAGAATGGGGTGTCCGGTTTTCCGCAAGTCTTTCCCTGACGCCGCGTGAGAACGGAGACAGAACCCCCCAATCCTTCGGACTGGATGCGGATGTCATTGAAACCCTGGACCCGTCATTGCTCGATTTCGCGCCGCTTCATAGCGGGGAGTCGCTGAAAAAGCCGCAGCTTACCTGCCGGGCGGGAAGTACGGTCGCGGGGATTTCTCCGGCCGGCGATATATTTCCATGTATATTGATGAGAAAAAAGGTAGGGAATATCCGCCAACAAAGCCTGGAAGAGATCTGGCATACTCATCCGTCACCATTTCTCAGGGAAATAAGAGCTTTGAAGGAAACCGATATCGCAGAATGTTACCGGTGCGAGCGTGTCGCGATATGTCCGCGATGTTCCGGTACAGCGTATATGGAGACGGGCAGTCTCATCATGCCTTCTCCCAGTGCCTGTATATATTCGAAAGGAATAAAAAAAGCGCTGTTGCGCAGAGAGGGAAAAAACGACGTTTAA
- a CDS encoding ABC transporter permease — protein MMKLLAFIKKDFLISLSYRFYIILRFGFMIATLFMFYFIGQTFGNTLSPYLEAYGGSYFPYVLVGMAVSSFVFVGLSSLSSDVRDAQVKGTLEALLSTPTSIYTVLIGNSMWSFVTSFLGSVLMLAGGMIFLGITIIVSQLFITLVILMLTFIAFLTVGMLSAAFIMIFKQGNPIDILFGSSSYFLGGIFFPREVLPEPLRVIGNILPITHSIRALRDLLLARVDPVEIIFPLVNLVIFIIIMGPISLLFFRYAVKRAKKDGSLIQY, from the coding sequence GTGATGAAATTATTAGCCTTTATCAAAAAGGATTTTCTGATTTCCCTGAGTTACCGGTTTTACATCATTCTCCGTTTCGGCTTTATGATTGCGACCCTCTTCATGTTTTATTTCATCGGGCAAACATTCGGTAATACGCTTTCTCCCTATCTCGAGGCCTACGGCGGGTCGTATTTCCCTTATGTATTGGTCGGCATGGCTGTATCGAGTTTCGTCTTTGTCGGTCTATCCTCCCTTTCCTCCGATGTCAGGGATGCCCAGGTGAAAGGGACCCTCGAAGCCCTCCTGAGTACCCCGACATCGATTTATACGGTTCTCATCGGCAACTCGATGTGGTCGTTTGTCACCTCGTTTCTCGGCTCGGTACTGATGCTTGCGGGGGGTATGATTTTTCTCGGTATCACCATTATCGTTTCACAGCTTTTTATCACCCTCGTCATTCTTATGCTCACCTTTATTGCGTTTCTTACGGTCGGCATGCTTTCCGCCGCATTTATCATGATTTTCAAGCAGGGCAATCCGATCGATATCCTCTTCGGCTCATCGAGCTACTTTCTGGGAGGGATTTTTTTCCCCAGGGAAGTCCTCCCTGAACCTCTCAGGGTTATCGGCAATATACTCCCCATCACACATTCGATTCGCGCGCTTCGGGATCTCCTCCTTGCACGGGTCGATCCGGTTGAAATCATATTCCCGCTTGTCAATCTCGTTATATTTATTATTATCATGGGGCCGATCAGCCTCCTGTTCTTCCGGTATGCGGTGAAGAGGGCAAAGAAAGACGGCAGTCTTATTCAGTATTAG
- a CDS encoding nucleotidyltransferase family protein produces the protein MALVLRKKEDLFVIALILNDTRKAENIINTSALDWKYILTVLEKNKIRARCADTLLSIPLPASISGKLKKYITAALFEAKLNKKIYMSELAKIGGVLKKNDIDFILLKGLSIDQGGLRDIGDLDLLVHEHDLKNIFPLLHGINYTYNEDTCDIELNKNEMNDVFEQLHWNIHFGFFNEKTGLLCEIHTNLFHKDRMYIENLDVLTNGISSFWNNRVYNSLLGCHTLSKEDLLILMCIHVTIKRALKKNRFALRGLLDIKTIVENDIDWDYFYERMNRLQVNYYVFFALKFTYSILNMSALLDNIGIIKKTLKKRELFLSRIHFRCFLTLRDSAVFYIKIYDFFMPFILGKQMQHKLKSLFILPLFIPTRLRMEQIFGIDRRSPLIYLAYLALPFRWLFLFINRFKHIK, from the coding sequence ATGGCATTAGTATTACGAAAAAAGGAAGACCTGTTCGTTATCGCCCTTATTCTCAATGACACCCGAAAAGCGGAGAATATAATCAATACCAGCGCGCTCGACTGGAAATACATATTGACTGTCCTCGAGAAGAACAAGATAAGGGCCAGGTGCGCGGACACGCTTTTATCGATCCCGCTTCCGGCTTCAATAAGCGGAAAACTGAAAAAATACATTACGGCCGCTCTTTTTGAAGCAAAACTGAATAAAAAGATATACATGAGTGAACTCGCAAAAATAGGGGGCGTATTAAAAAAAAATGATATCGATTTTATACTGCTTAAAGGATTGTCGATCGACCAGGGGGGATTACGAGATATCGGAGATCTCGATCTACTGGTACACGAGCACGACCTGAAAAATATTTTCCCTCTCCTGCACGGCATTAACTATACATACAATGAAGACACCTGTGACATTGAATTAAACAAAAACGAGATGAATGACGTATTCGAACAATTGCATTGGAATATTCACTTTGGCTTTTTTAATGAAAAGACCGGATTGTTGTGCGAGATTCATACAAACCTCTTTCACAAAGACAGAATGTACATCGAAAATCTGGATGTTTTGACAAACGGCATTTCTTCTTTCTGGAATAACAGGGTGTACAACTCCCTGCTGGGCTGCCATACGCTTTCGAAAGAAGATTTATTGATACTCATGTGTATCCACGTGACGATAAAAAGGGCCCTTAAAAAAAACCGGTTTGCGCTTCGCGGATTGCTGGATATTAAAACGATTGTCGAAAACGACATTGATTGGGATTATTTCTATGAAAGGATGAACCGGCTGCAAGTGAATTATTATGTATTTTTTGCTTTAAAATTCACATATAGTATATTAAATATGAGTGCTTTACTTGATAATATCGGAATAATTAAAAAAACATTGAAAAAACGGGAACTCTTTTTAAGCAGGATCCATTTCAGGTGTTTTCTGACATTACGGGACAGCGCTGTATTTTACATTAAAATTTACGATTTTTTTATGCCGTTTATATTGGGAAAACAGATGCAGCACAAATTGAAAAGCCTCTTTATTCTGCCGCTTTTTATTCCGACGCGATTGAGAATGGAGCAAATATTCGGTATCGATAGACGGTCACCCTTGATTTATCTTGCTTATCTGGCACTCCCTTTCCGGTGGCTGTTTTTGTTTATTAACAGATTCAAACACATAAAGTAA
- a CDS encoding PqqD family protein, translated as MDIFEMIPVTNSQLTVREIGDDIVILSEETLEIHNLEGSAAFLWKCIDGKTTVGDIRDKLCHEYEVTAEQAKDDIAEFFDECEKKNLISFRDTDKE; from the coding sequence ATGGATATATTCGAAATGATACCGGTCACAAATAGTCAGCTTACCGTCAGAGAGATTGGTGATGATATCGTCATTCTATCGGAGGAGACCCTGGAGATTCACAACCTCGAGGGTTCCGCCGCGTTCCTCTGGAAGTGTATCGATGGGAAAACGACTGTCGGCGATATACGTGATAAACTTTGCCATGAGTATGAGGTAACGGCCGAGCAGGCAAAGGATGATATCGCCGAGTTTTTTGATGAATGCGAAAAAAAGAACCTCATCTCTTTTCGCGATACGGACAAAGAATGA
- a CDS encoding ABC transporter ATP-binding protein produces the protein MNTNIIVMNDVVKIYRTPSLLPWKKSKKTKALDGVSFACPQGNITCLLGPNGAGKTTIIEIIAGLVTPDHGTMTIPGAYKGRIGLATPNDRSFYWRLTGRQNLDFFASLYGLKGRIRKKRVEEVLAEIGLAEEGDKPFRHYSAGMKQKLILGRAILGEPHVLLLDEPTTHIDPVTKKSIHDLIIRNFIQKMGATVLLCTHDVLEAQTLSDRLIILDKGRVIARGSLDEIRKTMNPLLHVEIKCIGMPRMTWKDRFPSLSVTQDEHRICFRIGDERGIPAVLRAIIEHGGEVYNCNVQEDSLFDIILRLTEGEKR, from the coding sequence GTGAATACAAACATTATCGTCATGAATGATGTGGTTAAAATATACCGGACACCCTCGCTTCTGCCATGGAAAAAGTCTAAAAAGACAAAGGCGTTGGACGGTGTAAGCTTTGCCTGCCCGCAAGGTAACATCACCTGTCTCCTGGGTCCGAACGGGGCGGGCAAGACAACAATTATCGAGATCATCGCGGGGCTTGTCACGCCGGATCATGGGACCATGACGATTCCGGGAGCCTATAAAGGCCGCATCGGCCTTGCAACGCCGAATGACCGCTCTTTTTACTGGCGATTGACGGGCCGGCAAAATCTCGATTTTTTCGCTTCATTGTATGGCCTCAAGGGGCGAATCCGTAAAAAGCGGGTTGAGGAGGTACTCGCAGAGATCGGACTCGCGGAAGAAGGGGACAAACCCTTCAGACATTACTCTGCCGGGATGAAGCAAAAACTCATTCTGGGCAGAGCGATTCTGGGCGAGCCGCATGTTCTGCTTCTTGATGAACCAACGACACACATTGATCCGGTGACAAAGAAATCGATTCATGATCTCATCATCCGCAATTTCATTCAAAAGATGGGAGCAACCGTCCTTCTTTGTACCCATGATGTTCTCGAAGCCCAGACCCTTTCCGATCGACTTATAATACTTGACAAAGGCAGGGTGATCGCCCGGGGAAGCCTGGATGAAATACGAAAAACGATGAACCCGCTTCTCCATGTGGAAATCAAATGTATCGGAATGCCCCGTATGACGTGGAAAGACCGCTTCCCGTCCCTCTCCGTCACGCAGGATGAACACCGCATATGTTTCCGGATCGGGGATGAACGCGGGATACCCGCCGTACTCAGGGCGATTATCGAACACGGGGGCGAGGTATATAATTGTAATGTGCAGGAGGATTCACTTTTCGATATCATTCTTCGATTGACGGAAGGAGAGAAACGGTGA
- the rfbA gene encoding glucose-1-phosphate thymidylyltransferase RfbA: protein MKGIILAGGFGTRLYPITQVICKQLLPVYDKPMIYYPLSVLMLAGIRDILIISTPDDLPRFRSLFTDGSHIGMHFEYAEQSEPRGLAEAFIIGKEFIGKDTVCLILGDNIFYGHALTDLLTSSVRLRKGAIIYAYYVRNPHRYGIIEFDEQHRVLSIEEKPKKPKSNFAVAGIYFYDNDVVEIAHTLTPSERGELEITDVNNAYAKRGELKVEIMGRGFAWLDTGTQDSLLDASAFVKTIEDRQGLKISCIEEIAYVKGYINAGQLRKIAEPLKKSGYGEYLISLLKE from the coding sequence ATGAAAGGAATAATTCTTGCCGGCGGATTCGGAACCCGCCTTTATCCGATCACACAGGTCATATGCAAGCAGTTGTTACCCGTTTATGACAAACCGATGATTTATTACCCCCTTTCCGTACTTATGCTCGCTGGCATCAGAGACATTCTGATCATTTCAACTCCGGACGATCTTCCCAGGTTTCGATCTCTCTTCACGGACGGCTCCCATATCGGAATGCATTTTGAATACGCCGAACAATCCGAGCCGCGCGGATTGGCGGAGGCATTTATAATCGGAAAAGAGTTTATTGGAAAGGATACGGTCTGCCTTATCCTTGGCGATAATATTTTCTACGGTCACGCACTGACCGATCTACTGACATCCTCCGTCCGGCTCCGGAAAGGTGCTATTATCTATGCCTATTATGTAAGGAATCCGCACCGGTACGGAATTATAGAATTCGACGAACAGCACCGTGTTCTCTCGATCGAGGAAAAACCGAAAAAACCGAAATCGAACTTCGCCGTGGCGGGCATCTATTTCTACGACAACGACGTTGTCGAAATCGCGCACACGCTGACACCGTCCGAGAGAGGGGAACTCGAAATTACCGACGTGAACAATGCGTATGCGAAACGCGGTGAATTAAAGGTGGAAATTATGGGGAGGGGATTTGCCTGGCTCGATACAGGCACACAGGATTCGCTTCTCGATGCTTCCGCATTCGTCAAGACAATCGAAGATCGTCAGGGTTTGAAAATATCCTGTATTGAAGAAATAGCCTATGTAAAAGGATATATCAATGCCGGGCAATTAAGAAAAATCGCCGAACCACTCAAAAAATCCGGGTATGGAGAATATCTGATATCATTATTGAAGGAATGA
- a CDS encoding acyl carrier protein: MEAKKEEIKRKVKDFIITTFLFGDTSFQIEDDISFMENGIIDSTGILEVIEFIESNFGVKIEDTELLPENLDSLDNIAAFLIRKNSQHSD; the protein is encoded by the coding sequence GTGGAAGCAAAAAAGGAAGAAATAAAGAGAAAAGTGAAAGATTTTATTATTACCACTTTTCTGTTCGGAGATACATCCTTTCAGATTGAAGATGATATATCGTTTATGGAAAATGGAATTATCGATTCAACGGGAATTCTCGAAGTGATCGAGTTTATTGAAAGTAATTTTGGCGTTAAAATCGAAGATACCGAATTGCTTCCTGAAAATCTCGATTCCCTTGACAATATCGCGGCATTTCTAATCCGAAAAAACAGTCAGCATAGCGATTAA